The Candidatus Mesenet endosymbiont of Agriotes lineatus region TTTTCATTCCCCTGTGATCCACTATTTTATATGCCTGTTTAAAATTTGCTATAGCTATCACTTTATGCGATTCTTCTATGCCGCTTGGAAGCTTTGGCTTAGCGTCCCGAGTGCTAGAGCTAAGCCCTGCCGGCATATCAGCTACTTGGTAGACCGGAATTCCCATTATTGTATCTTTTGCTCCCAAAGATAACCCTGGTTGCCATAAGTATTGACTTGATTGCTCCAACTTTAGCAACCTAACTTCCTGCAGGACACTTCTATTCATTAAAAACGACGCATTCTTAGCATAAGATTCATTTAACGAATAATAGAGCTTTACTACTGCATCACTATTTAATTTTTCAGATTCTATTTGTTCTACTTCCCCTTGCTTTTTACTGTTTTTATAAGACAATATTCCTTGAGGTTGCGTTTTGCCATCGCCTTTGATGAAAGCTTCATTTTCTTTTGCACTAAAAGCTTCAACTAATTTACCTACAAGCCATGCTTCAATATTAACAAAGGCATCATCGAGCAGTTTTTGAGTAATTTGCGGTTGGGCATATAATTCATAAGTTGTAATTTTTATATTTTTAAATTTTTGCGTACTTTGATTATCTAATATATTATCACCCTCTTCATGCCAACCAACAAAGGTTTTATCATCACCTTCAATTATATATTCTATACTTTCAGTTGATATTTCTTCACTAGAGCAAAGCTGACGCATAGGAGAAATATCTGTAATATTTTGGTGGATACGCTTTGATATCTCTTTTGTAATTAAATACCCTCCTTCTGGACCTGTAGATGTTAAAGCTTTTTGCTCATACTTCATTAAATTATCTACTGTGCCTTTACGCAGATATTCGGAAAATGCTTTGCTTTGCGGATAATTATCTTCAAATCTACCATTTACTTCTGGCCTTTGCATAGCCGTTTCTAATGTTTCTACTCTCTCTTTACAATCATCAATTGCATTGCTAATTTTATTTAACTGCTCAGTAGTTGCAGATTCTGCATAACCCTTGCCTTCTATTTCTTTAAGTCTACGCTCATTAACTAGTTTAAATTGCTCCCATGATGAAGCAAGATCATTAATACGACAGGCAATATCAGTAAGTGACATAAGTAACCTCCTATAAATTAAAATTTTCAGAAAAAGCCTAATGTTTAATTATGGTTTGAAATTTTTGATTAGGCTGAAGTGTTTTTAAAAGAACAATCCTTTCGCATGATAAATTACTTGTTCAACTTATGTCAAACACTTACTCAAGCTCCATAACAAGTGCACAATTTACCTCTTTGCTTTTTACATTATATGTATCGCCTATAAAACATGGTTCTTTACTACCTTTCACATTGATTCCTCTAATGTTCCCTGTAATTGGGTTGCCATCATCCATTTTTTTATCTAGGAGGTATGCTTGTTTTGCTGTTAAAATAGGGCCAATATTTAATTCCTTTCCCATATTTTCCCTTGGAGCACCAATAACAAGTACATTACTTCCCTTAAATCCATGTACTCCATAACCTAAAAAAAATCCACTACCTTTAACTTTAGAAGTAGGAATATCGATCCCAAGAACTGGAATAGCAGAGGTCGAATCAGGTCCACCATTAGATTGGTACCCAAGCCCAGCTTGACTTAAGTGACACCATGCTAAATATGATTCTATACCACCATCCCTGCGATCTTTAAATTCAATACGACCATCACCATTGCCATTAATTTTCCTTATTCCTCCGCACTTGCTTGAATCAAAAAAATCCGAAGCATTGGGCATGTCTCCTGGGTAATAATAATATTCTGTATAAAAGAAATTAACATCTGACCATACTTTCCGCATATCTTGCATAAGTCTATGTAAGCGAGCGTATTCAATCAGAGATGAACCTTTTATTACTGTAAAAAACAGCAGCCCACTAATTAATAAAACCACAGAGATTTCAATCAATGTAAAACCATTTTTCTTCATCTTGTAACCTAAATATCACTTATATAATACTAGATTTAATAATTTTTTCAAAAAATCGATTACAATATTATATTTGATATATAGTATGCTAATTAAAATTTTAGAGGTTGATAAGGGGGAAAAATGATTGGTACAACATCAGAAATGTTAGAATTAGAAAGTGAGCTCTTTAAAGTAGTACGTAACAATGACAGAGAAGAAGTGGTGAGAATATTAGGTTTAGGTCTTAATATCAATATACAAGATAACTTGGGACGAACACCTATTTTTCTAGCAGCTTTATATAATAAA contains the following coding sequences:
- a CDS encoding phage major capsid protein, whose translation is MSLTDIACRINDLASSWEQFKLVNERRLKEIEGKGYAESATTEQLNKISNAIDDCKERVETLETAMQRPEVNGRFEDNYPQSKAFSEYLRKGTVDNLMKYEQKALTSTGPEGGYLITKEISKRIHQNITDISPMRQLCSSEEISTESIEYIIEGDDKTFVGWHEEGDNILDNQSTQKFKNIKITTYELYAQPQITQKLLDDAFVNIEAWLVGKLVEAFSAKENEAFIKGDGKTQPQGILSYKNSKKQGEVEQIESEKLNSDAVVKLYYSLNESYAKNASFLMNRSVLQEVRLLKLEQSSQYLWQPGLSLGAKDTIMGIPVYQVADMPAGLSSSTRDAKPKLPSGIEESHKVIAIANFKQAYKIVDHRGMKILRDPFTSKGFIKLYTTKRVGGGLINTNAIKLLKIEKTL
- a CDS encoding prepilin-type N-terminal cleavage/methylation domain-containing protein — its product is MKKNGFTLIEISVVLLISGLLFFTVIKGSSLIEYARLHRLMQDMRKVWSDVNFFYTEYYYYPGDMPNASDFFDSSKCGGIRKINGNGDGRIEFKDRRDGGIESYLAWCHLSQAGLGYQSNGGPDSTSAIPVLGIDIPTSKVKGSGFFLGYGVHGFKGSNVLVIGAPRENMGKELNIGPILTAKQAYLLDKKMDDGNPITGNIRGINVKGSKEPCFIGDTYNVKSKEVNCALVMELE